From the genome of Spinacia oleracea cultivar Varoflay chromosome 2, BTI_SOV_V1, whole genome shotgun sequence, one region includes:
- the LOC110787939 gene encoding mediator of RNA polymerase II transcription subunit 31-like → MASTDDADDKAKSPSSPKVVYKDPDDGRQRFLLELEFVQCLSNPTYIHYLAQNRYFEDEAFVGYLNYLQYWQRPEYLKFIMYPHCLYFLELLQNANFRNAMAHPGNKELAHRQQFYFWKNYRNNRLKHILPRPLPESAPDPPAPTAAPLRLPPAIPPTSGPSVAVPPMQFANAPGSVVAKNDTRNSGIDRRKRKKDG, encoded by the exons ATGGCTTCTACAGATGATGCTGATGACAAGGCTAAGTCCCCGTCCTC GCCAAAAGTTGTCTACAAGGATCCAGATGATGGTCGACAACGCTTTTTGCTTGAATTGGAGTTTGTTCAGTGTCTTTCGAATCCAACTTACATCCATT ATTTGGCACAGAATCGCTACTTCGAAGACGAAGCTTTTGTTGGTTATTTGAATTACCTTCAATATTGGCAGCGACCGGagtatttaaaatttataat GTATCCGCACTGCTTGTACTTTCTCGAGCTTTTACAAAATGCAAACTTCCGCAATGCAATGGCTCATCCTGGGAATAAG GAATTGGCACACAGACAACAGTTCTATTTCTGGAAGAACTACAGAAACAACAGGTTGAAGCACATTTTACCCAGACCCCTTCCTGAATCTGCTCCTGATCCTCCAGCTCCAACTGCTGCCCCATTACGCCTTCCTCCGGCAATTCCTCCCACGTCTGGGCCCTCTGTAGCCGTTCCTCCTATGCAATTTGCAAACGCTCCTGGGTCTGTTGTTGCAAAGAATGATACAAGGAATAGTGGCATTGATCGAAGAAAGAGAAA GAAAGATGGTTGA